The genomic stretch CCCTTGCCCAACGATCTGCGTACGCTCGGCTTTCCCCGAACGAATCGAGGTCTCGCGATTCTCGGTGAGACGGTCTATGCGGGAACGCTCGATGCCCACCTGATCGCTCTCGACGCGATTTCCGGCGCCGTCCGCTGGGACAGAAACGTCGCTGAGAACGAGCTCGGCTATGCGATCACCGCGGCTCCTCTCGCCATCGATGGCAAGATCATCATGGGAGTGAGTGGAGGCGAAGCCGGGATTCGAGGCTTCCTGGATGCCTACGATGCCGCGACCGGTGAGCGAGTGTGGCGCTTCCATACTGTCCCCGGACCCGGTGAGCCGGGGAACGAGACCTGGGGCGGCGACAGCTGGAAGACGGGCGGTGGTGCGACATGGCTCACCGGTTCCTACGATCCGGAGAGCAACCTGCTCATCTGGGGCACCGGCAATCCCGCGCCCGATTGGAACGGGGACTCGAGGCCGGGCGACAACCTCTATACGTGCTCGGTCGTCGCCCTCCATGCCGACTCGGGCGCGCTCGCCTGGTTCTTTCAATTCACGCCTCACGACGTTCACGATTGGGACGCGAATCAGATCCCCGTTCTCGTCGAGGAAGTCGTCCAGGGGGAGCGGCGGAAGCTCGTCGCCATGGCGAACCGCAACGCGTTCTACTATCTGATCGACCGGACGACGGGGCAATTCCTGCGCGCGACGCCCTACGCGAAGCAGACCTGGGCCAAAGAAATCGACGAGACCGGCCGACCCGTGCTGCTGCCCGACAAGGCGCCCACCGAAGAGGGGACGCTCGTTTGGCCGAGCCTTCAAGGGGCGACGAACTGGTTCAGCCCTTCCTACAGTCCGCGAACCAAGCTTCTCTACGTTGCCGTCCGGGAAATGGGCTCGTACTACTTCAAGGCGGAAGCCGAGTACGAGCCGGGTGAGTACTTCATGGGAGGCGGTGAGCGCGCGTTGAGAGACGAAGCCTATGGCGCGATCCGTGCGCTCGATATCGCCACCGGCGAGACGAGATGGGAGTTCAAACAGCTCACGCCGCCCTGGGCGGGGGTGCTCTCGACCGCGGGCGACCTCGTCTTCGCCGGATCGGAGGAAGGGAACTTCTTCGCTCTCGATGCCACCACCGGTGAGCCTCTGTGGCAGTTTCAAACCGGCGGAGACGTGAGAGCGAATCCCATCGCGTTCGAGATCGACGGCAAACAGCACATTGGAGTGGCCGCAGGCCGCGCGATATTCGTCTTCGGACTCTAGCTTCCAAGGAGGCTACGCGGTCTCCTTTTCGTCTCGCCGAAACATGAAACCTTTCGGGCTAGGGACGGGCGCAGCAGGTTCAGAATCGTATCGGTATCGGCTCGACC from Vicinamibacteria bacterium encodes the following:
- a CDS encoding PQQ-dependent dehydrogenase, methanol/ethanol family, with the protein product MTRSVILLVTVFAFSAMLEGQVTYERLRNADREPGQWLTYSGDYASHRFSSLDEISRDNVARLRPAWIYQTQESGELETSPLVADGVMYLTEASGAVVALDVKTGRELWRWSRPLPNDLRTLGFPRTNRGLAILGETVYAGTLDAHLIALDAISGAVRWDRNVAENELGYAITAAPLAIDGKIIMGVSGGEAGIRGFLDAYDAATGERVWRFHTVPGPGEPGNETWGGDSWKTGGGATWLTGSYDPESNLLIWGTGNPAPDWNGDSRPGDNLYTCSVVALHADSGALAWFFQFTPHDVHDWDANQIPVLVEEVVQGERRKLVAMANRNAFYYLIDRTTGQFLRATPYAKQTWAKEIDETGRPVLLPDKAPTEEGTLVWPSLQGATNWFSPSYSPRTKLLYVAVREMGSYYFKAEAEYEPGEYFMGGGERALRDEAYGAIRALDIATGETRWEFKQLTPPWAGVLSTAGDLVFAGSEEGNFFALDATTGEPLWQFQTGGDVRANPIAFEIDGKQHIGVAAGRAIFVFGL